The sequence below is a genomic window from Cataglyphis hispanica isolate Lineage 1 chromosome 13, ULB_Chis1_1.0, whole genome shotgun sequence.
CTAAATGAGAAGATAATTTATGTTAGTTCCTTCATTTTTCggaacaaaataatatcaattaaatttacttattttttaatcaatagatatatactgatatataattaaaacagatttaataaattttacctctttttatatacattaacttatcaattaaagattggattttattcaaatattattttgtatacttTGGATAATGAGAGTGTGGTCTCCACTGATTTTAAGCTGATCGGAATAGTTCCCTTGCTGTCAGAGCTATCATCTGCTTCTCCTGTCAAGTAGTCAGAAGAAGATGATGGTGTCGACGTTCCTGTACCAGAACTATTCGCTCGTATTCTTGACTCGTAATGTGAATCATTTTCTCCAATGATAGAAGAATTACTTCTTATATCTACCATTTTCTACAAGAGACATATCaagaagaaacaaataaagatGTGTGCTATATTTCCTTACGAAAATAAAACTCTTTCCATATCATCACATTTATTAATGTGATAAGCATTTCATGACAACTTTTATTGCTTTTAACTACTTAAATCAGTTTTAAGACGTTTAATTCATGGAAGAAAagagcaatattatattatgttaatatcacaattaaataaaaatatatatatttaaaaaaggttatacattacatatatagaaatataatttaaaaattgaatagaaactgaaaatatcgattgtattatataaatattatatattaatataatattatacagtatgtaaatatttctacattttctcttctttgtacttcttttttataatattcttatcaattttgctttaaaataaacaatctaaaggaaaaatatacatactacTTTGGTTTGTTTTTTACATGAAACTGCATGAATCACTGTCTCAATAcgcataaatattcaatacatTTAATTGCGATGTGTGCACaatttacaacaaaaaatttgaaaattcaacaataaattaatgatcgaaatacaaaatttaaaagccaCTTTTGCATATCTCTCGATGGACAATTCAGGTTACGTTTGACAAGTAAATGGACATGTTCTAAAATCAGCTGATATGTACGAAGTGCATTTTCATAGcgcgaaattgaaatttagCTTTCCACATTCTTGTCCCGAAGTTTATAATTGTTTCTGGAATAAAACtagtttaattaatcaatatctattaatttaaagttaaaagtaaaatattactacaaaaatttaaaaaaaggaaaaaaaacaaattttactataaacaatttattttttttttctacaaaagatttcgtttgtaatattatgaaattagaAAACATAACAAGATTTTACATAGAACTTACAACGCTtgcacaattaataaatatttcgtaatttttcattttcataattaaataatatgtaaataactttttattaccaATTTTTGTTCGAAAcagatatttaaacaataaaagattACTGTTGCATAAAAAAgttgtttatcataaattaggacgctttaatttttctttcacataaatatatcattataaaagatattcaagAAACATAATCATGTGaatccaaaatatatattattatatttgagagacttttatatgtgtgtgtgtgtgtgtgtgtgtgtatgtacactctatataaattagttCAGTCTCAGATGTAGGAAGCATATGTATGTTTTGGaaaattcacttttttttcattagagATTTACACTATATAACTATACTAAACTGATTGcgagttatattaaatatcgaaaaatctataaaataatcattatatgcACAAAGACGACATTTTACATTCATATTTccagataatttattttctattaaaaatatgcatccTACATAATTATCGTCCTACTCATGATAGCTGTATTCTAACGAGGAATCAAAAACCTGAAAAGTGATGGTCAAAATCTTCAAAAGTCAATTGggacattttatatcaaagcaTGTATGAATCTAAATGcagacttttaataaaaatctttaacgcTACActgcttaaaattataaataatatatgatctaTTATCAGTTTATTAACAGGCGAGAGGAAGTTCAAAGTATACATTCTAGAACGCATACAAGATCTATACAATTCTTCCTGCgcatattactattattttctgGCACAGTCAAATTCTCATAGCATTATCAGTCAAGCtacttttgaaatataactttacataaatatatataaatataatatctcttgatttttcatttatatatatttatacaaatatatattccaaaagTAATGCCTCCAATTGAAATTGTATGGAATGCTCCGTTTGATCTAAAAATCATGcacaatatattgcattatgaGATTTCTGAGAGATTAtactttttcagaaatataaagataaaattgatttgatcGATTTCACGAAAGTCGACGTGAAATCACGCATTTCGAAAACGAAAGAGCAATAGTGAAAGGGAGCGCGAGGGGGAgtactaattataatataataaacttaataCTTATGCTTTggtttttaagtaaaaaaaaacattctgcGGAATATCTATGTGATAtcattattcgtaaaaaagcatcaaagagaaaagagtTATTCGTATATTATTCGGAGAAATCTAGAATACAAACGcgcttctatatattattgttattatttatatgtagaaCAAGATCATTATCTCATGAAATATAAGGGCattgtatgtacgtatgtacatacattacaATATCCGATACACATTGGGACTCGAATTTCACATTTGATCGATCTTCTGACAAATTGATAGTTAGAACTAAGAAAAACGAGAGGTATtcacaaattttctttcaatgttACTATTGATCTTCGAAAAGATGTTTCTTTGCAGGgtataaatacatatctttttctaaaaagatcAGACAACATCCAAAAAGcgagataaattttcaaaagacaTTCTAATCTTTTAAACTTGGCtctcagatatatttttaattcttacatattttcatcgctttcaacatatttttctaaaaacagATTCAAAATTATCGTATTCAATGCTAAATGCAAACAAAACTCAAGTCCCACTGatatcaatgaaataatataataagaaagagaTTAAAGGCATCAACATCtgtatatgattaaattatgtttatacaatattacagAGCCATTGTGATTAAACGCGAGATGCAACTTTGATCATCTATGTAACAAATACagtttaaattacaaaaattatgctCGTTGGGACCCATTAGATAGAAAATTATCCGATATTCAAAACATGATTTATCAAACATTACAAATAGATAACAAAAGCTAAAATTGAGTAGGGATGGATAAacaaagaatgaaaaagaggatgataaaagggagaaagaaattatcgcATACATACAGAAtttgtatatcaaaaaaaaaataaagaattaatcattttatagtACGAACATGCTTCACTCTGGAATAAATCTATCAGAACGATACGATTACGGGACATGAAGCGTCTTCCCGtcgatatgtatataagtagCATAATAAAGGGAGGAGAACACTCTTGGTGCTATGCTTACTCATACATCAAAAGAAGAATGTATTAGAGGTACTTCTCTAAAGTCCTCTAAGATACATCACACTTGCACTAAAGTTCCAATCAATCCATGTCCCATTATGAGAACACtgtcttttatcattttgaacAAGATCGACGAGAAGGATACACCGAGCTTTGCATTCAATATGCAGATATCATATTTCCTACATCAATATGCCAAAAATAACCAATATGACACATCAAATCTCTAAGCTCTCACACAACAGTCTGACAACATCCGACAATAGTTTCTCGTATTCATCTGTGATTATCTTGATTAATCTGATCGACACGAATGTGATCTGTCGGTTTACTTTGATTACTCGCATCTGATAGAGAATCGCTGTCACTGTTTGGAACTGCGCGAACCGGCGACGGACTGTCCACTGGCCGGAAGGAAAAACTAGGTGAATCCGCGCTCGATAACGACTCGGGTGTGCCGACGGAACTAATAGTCCCTGGAAGTGGACTGGATAGTGCATCCAGCCTGGAggaaaaatgattaaagaatttgataagttatattataaaatcatcaaaTAAGTACTCATTCTATGACGTTTAGAAAACGATCGTTTCTTCGATAATTTgactcaatatttaaaaatctagaaatGTTCAGtgcagtaaattaattaagttaagaTCTTGGcaagttaattttaacaaattaatttccttCTTTCTACTTAACTTTTAACTCGTAcaaatctttgaaatatttaaaaaattttattataaaaaaaaatataattaactaatcTCATTGTGATTTtaggaaaaatacaaaaaggaTTAGTGTAAAAGTGTACCTGGATGCAACTGAGGTCAATAAACCAGGAGTACGTTTTGCAGGTGGCTGCAAGTTATGATCCATTCCCGCCTCGTCTAATTCAAACTTTCTTTTGACTGGACCCAAGCAGCTTGGCCTTATTGCGATAGGACTTAAGCTGCGCctgttatttcatataatatccataaaaaataatgtaaatataaaaaaataaaatataaattataataattaaattctttttttaaggatAAAATCAACAGTAATCTTATGTAACCTTCtagtaacaataattttaaatgaatgcaCTTGCAATgctcaaaatataatctacCTTGTAGCAAATGCTTTTCTTGTAGGACTAGGAGACAAATTGTTCTTCCAAATATGAATACCGGGAGAATAACACTGTCTTTGATTGAAACCCGATCTTGTGGGTGAAGGTGAAGAACACTGCGATGAGCCAATAATGGAAAGATTTAGACTTAGAGGATCTAACAGCCTCTTTGGGCGTTCCATTTTGTTAAGCTGTGTAGAAGGCTCTGAGTCTTTGAACGATAGTCCTTCTGCCTCCAAGGTGAGATCTTCCCATGATTGTGATATTTGCATGGCACTGTGAATTTCCTTCTCATGTGCAGCTTCCCGGCCAGCGACGTCTACGCATTCTTCCTGTCTTAATTGACTCACACGTGGAGTCAATCTAGGAACATTACCAGgactctaaaaataaaaaaaatgaaaaaatattgaaataaaaaaagttatatcaatagtttctttaaaattagataatgtataatattgtgaaataaatattatatttgttattgatCAGGTTTTCCTTATTATAATCACaatgtcaatttaaatttaaaacagaaaataaatgatacatttattggagtaacaagaaaaatatagataataccTGATCAGTATCAAATAATTGTCGactaatgaaaaataagagagcACGCAAGTAACATGATCTTACGCTGGTGCTGAAGCGTCGTGAACGCgtagaattagaaaatatattgtagctGGACACAGCATCcctgcaaataatatataagaaatatttaaagataatttagtGCAAATTTGCACAAATAGGATTGTTGACATATTGTATGAAgaattttctcattaattatgacaaatgtttgaaaatatgGGCAGAATTAAAATCTTGATTAATTTACTCCAAATATTATACATCCAAATATTATAGGTTGTGcaattttatagtataaattaaagtttattaaatataacaaaaaaaaatttatatattttacatattttacaacaatatttaaaataattgcaaaatgttaccaataatcataataaaaaaaatatatattttttataatataatttcttacatttttatatatttctaaaaactcttaaaataagaataacgcttatgtatgtttatacatttttatacaactaATGTTtctatctttcaattttacttCCAGTGAGGGaaataatttagtattatataattttatataaatatatttatgtatattaacacATATATGGAACTGTCTTACTATTTGAACATacatctgaaaaataaattgctcaTTTTCCATGCAACACTGATACTTTTAGAGTCAAGCAATTTGAGCGAGCAATATGTCGATTATTCGCTCATaagaatcataaataataattcctgataaaaataataaaaaacattattataattacaattacatgGTACATGTCTAGATTTTAAGATTGGATCTCAAAGACCTCAAATGATTCTTGTATCATTGTCCTGAATCAGGAACAAACAGTCATGCTATAGTCAGGGTATTCTTTCACAATTAGAGTATTCTCTTGGACAAAAAGAATCTACAGACGTACCTCGATGATGATGTAGACGGTGTGGTGACGGACATGGTCGCACTGCTAATCTCGTTAATCATCGGCGCGCTGCTGGATCGCTTCAGGCTTACGATCGGACAGTCAACATCCATGATTGACGGGGCAGCACGCGGCAGTCccaaatattttgaaacaacGTGGTGCAACGTCCACGTGGTAGAGGTACATAGAAGAGATCTCGTGGATAACCCGAGAGTACTCGACAACGTCACCTTCGTCGTCAATTCCGTTAAAGTTCTCGCGAGGGTTTTTCGATTGCGGCAAGATGCGATCTTCCGCGTAGCACCGTACGTCGTCTTCGTCGGCTATCGTTGCTGTCGCGGGCATCGAAGTATTTAACTACTGATTATCTTCGAGAAGATACTGAAGAACATACTGAGTTTTTTCCAGAGATTTCCCTGAGACTCATTTTCCGGAGGACGACACGATTATCGCGGTCGTAGCTTCACAGATAAGCCACCCAACGAGAAGTAATTGAGATGACTCGGGACCGATTCGCGAGGGGACCGACAGATCAAAGTCGGGCGAGTCTGGCTCTGGCAAAGTCTTgtcgctgctgctgctgtcgATATTAGAAGCTGGATGCTGTATTTGTGCGAAGTTCGTTCGGTgatatgacatattttatcgatCGCTCTCTTTTGTGGCTCCTGCACAAGCACGCgacaaaattttagaaaatgtaaCGAGAAATAACTGGAtgagagaattataaatttttggaaaatttttgaaaaagatcaGATGAAACATGATTAGTCACGCCATGTTGTTTTTCAGATGCttcaaaaataatgtcaagtacattttcatttctttcctTTTGATTTCCTccagctattttttttttattccggaCAAAACacgaatttaaatatcaaaaagctTCTAAAGtattgcagaaatattttttattgcaagactgcaatattgcaaatatgagatatgcaatgttttattttgttatatatatatttgtatatatttacattcacattttgatatattttttataaattaaaatatattgctgtaTAATTTTAGGGTTTGAATAAAAGGAGCAAGGAATGTAGAAAtgagcataaaaaatataaaaaaattaagagctCATATCAGATTACACATTGGAAATTAAAGATTGGAATTTGATAATtagaacaaaagaaatttaataaattcttttatcctGATTGatcatatttcaattttcaatataatcttaattgtttacaaatctttacttaatatatttcttatttctcttattatatctGAATTCTTATACTTACAATCTTGCTTAAAATTCAACATCTCTACGACtgtaatttgcaatattgctataatctatatatatatatatatatatatatatatatatatatatatgtttgaatgTTTATGTGTTATAATTGGAAACAACGAACCAAAAACGTACGTAGTATTTTCACAAATCGCACTGTGCATCCCGAAAACTTCTCGAAAGCGAAATTCTGCACTAATTCAAAATCAAAACGTTCTTTCCACCAGTTCTAAGAAAGAGTTCTCCCAGACGTTCCACCAAGTACGACGATCTTCCTTTTCGAAAACTGTCGTGCCGCGAGCGGAAGCCGTGAAAAAGAATCCAACGGATGTCGTCACTCGCTCGCGTCCTTCGCGAGAATATTGCAACGTGAGCGTCGGTATGTACAGCTTTTTCTTTACAGCAAAATCACTGTAATTTCTCGCACCACACGCGCCACAGTAAATTCAATCTCACATTCCGGGCCGCTAAGAATCGAAGATGCCCGGTCGCCTGCTCGCCCGGTTCTCCATTTGAAACTCGGTCTGTCTGTGTTCACGGTTCCTGATGCGGCTTCTGCCACGCCAATTGTCAAATCGACACAGCGCATAATATAACCTCTCCTCTCGTTCTCCTTGGCCGAACCAACTCCCAGTGAACGATGTCGTCGTTCGTATCGCGCTCGATCGTCGTCGATTCAAATTTCGATCGAGCGACGATAATGACGTCGACGACGATATTTTCGCGATTCTCGAGTCGAATATCCTGATCACGCTTGTTTGCATCTGTCATGTTAACCTCCTTTCTATCGTGAATTCGAGCTTCAAGTTTGTTCAAGAAATCCGCGACTTGAATTGTAGTTTCTTCGAAAAGACACGGAGATTACACGATAATGATGGTAAAAGTTTTGTCCACGTTGACGAAAGAAACTCATGAATTTCTATGAAGATATTTGgctaattttctctttgattttTGTTGCACAGATTGACTGCTGTTCTTATGATGGATGTGAACACTGGCAATAATGATGATGTGTCTTTCCGTTTGGGGGAAATGTTTGACAGTTACGAAGAACTGGAACAGAAGCTGGACAGATTTTCAAAACACAGTCTAGTACATTACTGGAGGCGAGATAGTAGAACTGTAAGTGGAGCTCATATGAAGACTGCACGACCCATCAGCgaacgattaaaatattattccgtCAAATATGCTTGCATTTATGGTGGCCAGAAATTCTTACCACGTGGTGCTGGCAGAAGACAATCTCAGTTAGTCTCCTATTAATGGATATgtatcgataatatatatcgataatatatataaatatcattatttgtctataatttcaatatatcattGTTCTTActgatatatgttatatagatCTATACGAACAAACTGTCCTGCTCACATTATGCTCAGGGCATCTAAAGATGGCACAAAGTTGGAAGTGACAAGTGTCAATAATGAACATAATCATGAAATCTCAGAGGTACAGAtttgaacaatttattttattatcttatatatgagAGGAATTTTGTAATGAATGATAgtattctgaataaaaaaaaagtgattctGGACagcaaaataaatcaaaaacttAGCTTTAGAGatcttatgatttttaatattatgcaatgttatatatttgttagatttttataaaaaaaatattttatctaataggAACTTTTTAAGAATCTTCCACAAGAGAGAAAGCTTTGTGGTGAAATCAGACAAGAAGTTCAAGATCTCCTGCAATTGCACATTGATCGTAAAAGATTGAGAGAGTATGTGCGATTGCGTACTAACAAGGTATTGCGATCCAAAGATCTATTCAATATAGCAGCAGCTAATAAGCAGAAGAGAGATATCACACCGGAGCGagcatatcaattatttaagaagATTCATGATATTGAAAAGATGCAGGCCAGAAATAgcaatagaaaaatgtatccTGGATCTGAAGATGAGATAGCTCAAAccataaaaagaatgaaaaaggaACAGGAATCTGCCTGGGGTCAAGATGTGAGacataactatatttattttacatttgtctttttcatgtatgtataagaatgattatataaataaaaaaattttgtttccttATCCCTAGGGATTATCGACAGAGTTAGAAGTAAGTGAGGGCAACGATGGTGAAGATTCTTATGGTCAATTGACGCAAGAAGAAGTAGTTGATGATATCGATACAAATGAAAGCAAATTATTAAGAACGGATAACGAAGGTGACATAATAGCAGCCGATGGAGAAATAGTGGGTGAATTGGTAATGGAAAATGGCGATCCTTCAGTGATAGTTGAATCTATCGTTAACGCGGACGGTTCTGTTTTCGTTGATGAAAGAGAATTCAACAGCTATTGCAATGATCCTTTATCGCACACAGTAGATGATAGCCAATCGCCGAAGTCGCGtggtaaattgattttttctttataatgattacatacagtagaaatatatgaataaattagaatatatgtgaataaataaGAAGAGACCACGCATATTAGTTTTAGATATAGAAACCATCGCTCCGACTACCACCATCGAAAAAGTCACAAACGAAACATCTGCTTCGCCTAATCACAAATCGCAAGCTGATCCTTTGACGTTGCAACAGTCACCGAAATCACCTGGTAGCTTCCACGAAGCAGATTCGAGAATTTGGATCATGAAAGAAAATACTTCCATGGAAACGGAAGCAGAAAGCGGACCTGAAAGCGAGACGAATACGACGACTAAGTCGATCCCTATAGTGAAGTGTGATATAGAGACACCAGAGGTAGTATTGTCTGATGAAACGAGTCACCAATTACTTCAGGAACAATTGGCGGTATTGCGCGCTGAAAAGGGAAAATTGTATCATGAAACTGAAGTGTTGAAACTGAAAAAGGACAAATTGAAGTTACAGATCAATTGCTACTCAAATGAAATAAGGAAAcaagagatggagagagagaagctcAGACTTGAAATCAAGCTACTTCAATCAAAGGTTATGGAAGACACTAACGATGTATCACACTACATTTTTGTGCCTTAAATTCTCTGCTTTTATTGTAaagtatttgtaaataatatcttgcATTGCTTAAGACGATATACTCGCATGTGggtattatatgtttatatatctgaatatatgtttattgctATAACAGAGTTTTATCTGTGAGATTatcaaaatgaatatattgcaaatcaCATATTGAAAGCAATAAGCGGATTTTGCTCTATGAGATATTCTTCcacattaaatgtataatatgtgaTGATAGATAATATGtatgattatatacataaaattgcgaattttatatgatattaatttatgagttAATTAATGTTGAAACATTTCTTGATTtctcacatatataatttcactgTCTTGTAAAgttcttgtaaaataaatagctgatatttttatttatcctaATTAGTTTTAATGGGTATACTATTCTTTGAGAATTTTGTTCAACATGATATTTAGTATGTTATACACTAAAGATTTTATCttcgttattttaataaaaattatagatatatgtgtGATTTCAATTATTAGTTGGCAAACTGAATATCTTAATTGTCGCGTTTTTCTTGTCATTTTCACCTAGCTatgacaaggaaaaaaattcaacgtaTTTTATCACGGGATTATATCGTTTTCGATTCGTACAAACCGCCATTATATTCTTACCATACTGGGTCGGGACAGATGGCAGTGCGAACGCTGTTCTCGAATGCTTGCGACTCTTCGAtggatttttcattttcctggACCGAGCAGATTGTGACATACGTACCGTACCGTAGTAGCTTCCGACTCGATTTGTCCAAATTGTCCGAACGTCTAACGACATGCTGAGATCCCTGCTGCTTTTGTGTTGGGCCGCGACGATCGTGTCAGGTAAACAAATTTGCGGCGAAGTTTGCGATTTCATTATCGTCGTGTGACAACGACAGCTGGTGTTCGCGAAAAGATGTACTCCGACATGTATTCGATGCCGTTGGACGATTCTCATTGTCGTCGTTGCCCCCGTCATCGTTGTCGCTTTTTACGATTCttggcaaataaaaaaaggagaaagaaacaTTACATTGCTTttctaaaattgtatttttgcgTCGCAATAACTATACCGAGcacgaaattaataattgcgcCTTCAACTGTTTTTCGAGACGCCATGATGAGGCGATCGTATCTATCTACTGTTCGGCTTTTTTGAACAAGAATATTGTTAAACGGGAAAGTACAGTAGCACTCGCATGATTCAATGCATGATGATTaatgcttaaaaataaaacgatcaTTCGGCATACGCGTGAGATGACATTGTGACGAGTTCTTCCAGGAAGGAGGAAACCAGATCTCGCATCTCGCttgtatattgtatgtaattttatgataaggACTATCGGTTTTCTgggaagaatatatattacagatttAATCGGCTACAGATGACGCCTCTCTCATTAAATCTATCATTGTGAattcaaaatgattttaatttgctaaatttgcataatgttTCCGTCTATAGTATTGaagtttatctctttcttttttttattttgaactttgctcttttttatttaccacagttgacagtttttttttcacgtaatttatcattaatgaaTAAGCAATATGAACAACttaattctagaaaaaaattaatacatttaaaataatatagagatattgtgtggatatataaaatttttaatattatctacatcacatttttaatttgcatatctttaaaattagaaattgaag
It includes:
- the LOC126854050 gene encoding P2R1A-PPP2R2A-interacting phosphatase regulator 1, which encodes MDVDCPIVSLKRSSSAPMINEISSATMSVTTPSTSSSRDAVSSYNIFSNSTRSRRFSTSSPGNVPRLTPRVSQLRQEECVDVAGREAAHEKEIHSAMQISQSWEDLTLEAEGLSFKDSEPSTQLNKMERPKRLLDPLSLNLSIIGSSQCSSPSPTRSGFNQRQCYSPGIHIWKNNLSPSPTRKAFATRRSLSPIAIRPSCLGPVKRKFELDEAGMDHNLQPPAKRTPGLLTSVASRLDALSSPLPGTISSVGTPESLSSADSPSFSFRPVDSPSPVRAVPNSDSDSLSDASNQSKPTDHIRVDQINQDNHR
- the LOC126854042 gene encoding uncharacterized protein LOC126854042, with the protein product MMDVNTGNNDDVSFRLGEMFDSYEELEQKLDRFSKHSLVHYWRRDSRTVSGAHMKTARPISERLKYYSVKYACIYGGQKFLPRGAGRRQSQSIRTNCPAHIMLRASKDGTKLEVTSVNNEHNHEISEELFKNLPQERKLCGEIRQEVQDLLQLHIDRKRLREYVRLRTNKVLRSKDLFNIAAANKQKRDITPERAYQLFKKIHDIEKMQARNSNRKMYPGSEDEIAQTIKRMKKEQESAWGQDGLSTELEVSEGNDGEDSYGQLTQEEVVDDIDTNESKLLRTDNEGDIIAADGEIVGELVMENGDPSVIVESIVNADGSVFVDEREFNSYCNDPLSHTVDDSQSPKSRVLDIETIAPTTTIEKVTNETSASPNHKSQADPLTLQQSPKSPGSFHEADSRIWIMKENTSMETEAESGPESETNTTTKSIPIVKCDIETPEVVLSDETSHQLLQEQLAVLRAEKGKLYHETEVLKLKKDKLKLQINCYSNEIRKQEMEREKLRLEIKLLQSKVMEDTNDVSHYIFVP